In Ahaetulla prasina isolate Xishuangbanna chromosome 5, ASM2864084v1, whole genome shotgun sequence, the following are encoded in one genomic region:
- the STX19 gene encoding syntaxin-19, with translation MKDRLQELKLRAKEQQLFEENNHVVNAIREEQGEFEQAAVIFEKEPITERYLHEIQQLHNDINRLALDVQKFSRQQKSLMASMRRFSVLKKECSNTKAIKAQAEHINKGLDDLSKIVKREEKEHSSSPALRRVLGSQRAVLFHRFQNIMIMYNNAITTKQEKCKDFIMRQLEVAGKEVSEEELNNMVEQGKWEIFNENLLTEVKITKTQLSEIEQRHRELVSLENQVKDLKSLFFQISLLVDEQGEMINSIEMEIINTQDYVQMSREKFRLAAKYRKKNPCKALCCWCCSCCK, from the coding sequence ATGAAAGACCGCCTTCAAGAGCTTAAACTGAGAGCAAAGGAACAACAATTATTTGAAGAGAACAATCATGTTGTTAATGCTATTAGAGAGGAACAAGGAGAATTTGAACAAGCAGCTGTTATTTTTGAAAAGGAACCCATAACTGAAAGGTACTTGCATGAAATACAACAACTTCATAATGACATTAATCGTTTGGCACTGGATGTTCAAAAGTTTAGTCGGCAGCAGAAAAGTTTGATGGCTTCCATGAGAAGATTCAGTGTGCTTAAAAAAGAGTGCAGCAATACAAAAGCAATTAAAGCACAAGCAGAGCACATTAATAAGGGCTTGGATGATCTTTCAAAAATAgtgaagagggaagaaaaagaacataGCTCATCACCTGCCCTTAGAAGAGTCCTCGGTTCTCAGCGTGCAGTTCTATTCCATCGTTTCCAAAATATAATGATTATGTACAATAATGCCATAACAACCAAACAAGAAAAATGTAAGGATTTCATTATGCGTCAGTTGGAAGTGGCAGGAAAAGAAGTATCAGAGGAAGAACTAAATAATATGGTTGAACAAGGGAAATGGGAAATCTTCAATGAAAATCTGCTCACAGAGGTCAAGATTACTAAAACCCAGTTATCTGAAATTGAACAAAGACACCGAGAACTGGTCAGTCTGGAAAATCAAGTGAAAGACttaaaaagcctttttttccAAATCTCACTTTTGGTAGACGAACAAGGTGAAATGATCAACAGCATTGAAATGGAAATAATTAATACTCAGGATTATGTCCAAATGTCAAGAGAAAAGTTCAGGCTGGCAGCTAAGTATCGAAAAAAGAATCCATGCAAAGCACTGTGCTGTTGGTGCTGCTCCTGTTGCAAATGA